One region of uncultured Methanolobus sp. genomic DNA includes:
- a CDS encoding CBS domain-containing protein codes for MEVKDVMNTEVVICSPDTPIREVAQLLKQEKISGLPVVDDGKVVGIVSEGDILALLEVPEHGGLWLPSPFEVIEVPIRELLNWEETKDMLEDFGSKPIKEIMTKGVYAVGPDTFIEDAATILSKHKINRLPVVNEDGTLVGIVTRGDIIAGLGQL; via the coding sequence ATGGAAGTAAAAGATGTAATGAACACTGAAGTTGTAATCTGCTCCCCGGACACTCCAATCAGGGAGGTAGCACAACTCCTGAAGCAGGAAAAGATCAGTGGTCTTCCGGTAGTGGATGACGGCAAGGTAGTTGGCATTGTTTCAGAGGGGGACATCCTCGCACTGCTTGAGGTTCCTGAACATGGCGGTCTGTGGCTTCCAAGTCCTTTTGAGGTCATCGAAGTACCAATCCGCGAGCTACTCAATTGGGAAGAGACCAAGGACATGCTTGAGGACTTTGGTTCAAAACCTATCAAAGAAATAATGACCAAGGGTGTTTATGCAGTAGGTCCGGATACATTCATCGAGGACGCCGCCACAATCCTGAGCAAACACAAGATCAACCGCCTTCCTGTAGTAAATGAGGACGGCACGCTTGTGGGCATAGTAACACGTGGTGACATCATCGCTGGTCTTGGGCAATTGTGA
- the argJ gene encoding bifunctional ornithine acetyltransferase/N-acetylglutamate synthase, translating to MKFIEGGICAVKGVRAGGIKPGKMGLAIIQAEGNAAGVYTRNKVIAAPLVVTREHISKTGRLSGVIVNSGNANAFTGVQGLADARIMASSLASKIDVNEELIGVASTGVVGRKLDTGWITAHIDEVLESLGEDADASMSAARSIMTTDTVPKEIAIEMDCGIRIAGIAKGAGMIEPNMGTMLAFVYTDAAVHPDVLQSCLTVAVDKSFNMIVVDGDTSTNDMVLVTATGQSGITPEIDDLQAGLDFILTELAKMIAVDGEGATKLIESKVTGATTEEDARLVTKAIVRSPLVKSAIFGQDPNWGRIVVAAGYSGADIVPEKISLSFSAGTEVVELVKNGEVVRNDEETLSKLKEIMAEDEIYIITDLGMGDKSATAWGCDLTYDYVRINAEYTT from the coding sequence ATGAAATTCATTGAAGGCGGTATCTGTGCTGTAAAAGGCGTGCGTGCCGGTGGAATCAAACCCGGTAAGATGGGACTGGCAATCATTCAGGCAGAAGGAAACGCTGCCGGAGTTTACACCAGGAACAAGGTCATTGCAGCTCCTCTTGTAGTAACAAGGGAGCATATCTCAAAGACTGGCAGACTTTCAGGTGTAATCGTGAACAGTGGCAATGCCAATGCCTTCACAGGTGTCCAGGGTCTTGCCGATGCAAGAATTATGGCCTCCTCTCTCGCATCAAAAATTGATGTCAATGAGGAGCTTATCGGTGTGGCTTCCACAGGTGTTGTAGGCCGAAAACTTGACACCGGCTGGATAACTGCTCACATTGATGAAGTTCTTGAATCACTGGGTGAGGATGCCGATGCAAGCATGAGTGCAGCACGCTCCATCATGACAACCGACACAGTTCCAAAGGAAATTGCAATCGAAATGGACTGTGGCATCCGCATAGCAGGAATTGCCAAGGGTGCAGGAATGATCGAGCCAAACATGGGTACAATGCTCGCCTTCGTTTACACCGATGCAGCAGTTCACCCTGATGTATTACAGTCATGCCTGACAGTAGCCGTTGACAAGAGTTTCAACATGATAGTAGTAGACGGTGACACCAGCACTAACGATATGGTCCTTGTAACAGCCACAGGACAATCCGGCATCACTCCTGAGATAGATGACCTTCAGGCAGGTCTTGACTTCATTCTCACGGAACTGGCAAAGATGATTGCAGTTGACGGTGAAGGTGCTACCAAACTCATTGAATCCAAGGTAACAGGAGCAACAACAGAAGAGGATGCCCGTCTTGTAACCAAAGCAATTGTCCGCTCTCCGCTTGTAAAATCCGCGATATTCGGTCAGGACCCTAATTGGGGACGTATCGTAGTTGCGGCAGGCTACTCAGGTGCAGATATTGTACCCGAAAAAATCTCTCTTTCATTCTCAGCAGGAACCGAGGTTGTGGAGCTTGTAAAGAACGGTGAGGTCGTCAGGAACGATGAGGAAACTCTCTCTAAATTAAAAGAGATCATGGCAGAGGATGAAATTTATATTATCACCGACCTCGGCATGGGTGATAAGAGTGCAACAGCATGGGGTTGTGATCTGACGTATGATTATGTCAGGATCAATGCTGAGTACACGACTTGA
- the argC gene encoding N-acetyl-gamma-glutamyl-phosphate reductase produces MYKIYVDGQHGTTGLLVNERLAKHPEVEILEIPYEERHNRGLRTKLLNEADLVFLCLPDEAVADTVSLVTNPDTRIIDASTANRTNDSWAYGLPELSAKHREDVAGASRVSNPGCHASASVVAIYPLVEEGIISKDTAVPLFSITGYTGGGKKMIETYETTEERAYKAPRQYALGLTHKHVPEVRVRSGLNVNPILMPVVSNFPRGLAVTLPLSVKDLEKTVTKQDLYEIYQNYFGDSIFIRVHKVDEADDLVDNAFDVQGSNDTNYSDIYIYGNDKQIQVISRLDNLGKGASGAAIQNMNIMLGMDETAGLLN; encoded by the coding sequence ATGTACAAGATATATGTGGACGGTCAACATGGAACGACCGGCTTACTGGTAAACGAGCGTCTGGCAAAGCATCCGGAAGTAGAGATACTTGAGATTCCATATGAGGAACGTCACAACAGGGGACTGAGAACCAAGCTGCTTAATGAGGCAGACCTGGTGTTCCTGTGCCTGCCGGATGAAGCTGTTGCAGACACCGTCAGTCTGGTCACAAATCCTGACACAAGGATCATTGATGCATCCACAGCCAACCGTACAAATGATTCATGGGCTTACGGGTTGCCTGAACTCTCTGCCAAACACAGGGAGGATGTAGCCGGAGCAAGCAGGGTTTCCAATCCTGGTTGTCATGCAAGTGCGTCCGTAGTTGCAATTTATCCTCTTGTAGAAGAAGGTATAATTTCAAAGGATACAGCAGTCCCATTGTTCTCTATCACCGGATATACCGGTGGCGGAAAAAAGATGATAGAAACATACGAGACCACGGAAGAACGAGCTTACAAAGCTCCAAGACAGTATGCGCTTGGTCTGACACATAAACATGTTCCTGAGGTCAGGGTACGTTCCGGTCTGAATGTAAATCCTATTCTCATGCCGGTTGTTTCTAATTTCCCAAGGGGACTTGCGGTCACATTACCTCTGTCAGTGAAGGATCTGGAAAAAACTGTGACAAAACAGGACCTGTATGAGATCTACCAGAATTATTTCGGTGATTCAATATTCATCCGGGTACACAAAGTTGACGAGGCTGATGACCTTGTGGACAATGCCTTCGATGTTCAGGGAAGTAATGACACCAATTATTCTGACATCTATATCTATGGCAACGATAAGCAGATTCAGGTGATTTCACGTCTGGACAATCTTGGAAAAGGTGCATCGGGTGCTGCTATACAGAATATGAACATCATGCTTGGCATGGATGAAACGGCTGGTCTTCTCAATTAG